A genomic region of Streptococcus suis contains the following coding sequences:
- a CDS encoding fructose-specific PTS transporter subunit EIIC: MKIQDVLRKDVMLLDLQATSKEAVIDEMIASLVDKGYVTDFEVFKTGIMNREAQTTTGLGDGIAMPHAKNAAVKEATVLFAKSNKGVDYASLDGQPTDLFFMIAAPEGANDTHLSALAELSKYLMKAGFADRLRAATNPEEVIAVFDTAEAADKAVEEVVASPSGDRPFIVAVTACTTGIAHTYMAEEALKKQAAEMGVDIKVETNGASGVGNKLTAEDIKNAAGVIIAADKAVDMPRFNGKPLVSRPVAAGIKQPEELINLILEGKASAYTASEGVATVESSEKLSLGKAFYKHLMSGVSQMLPFVIGGGILIALAFLFDGALGVPQDSLGSLGSYHEIAAMFMKIGGAAFGFMLPLLAGYIAYSIAEKPGLVAGFVAGAIASSGLAFGKIPYAAGGEETLALAGVSSGFLGALVGGFLAGGVVLVLRNALRNLPKSLQGLNAILLLPLLGTAITGFLMFFVNIPMAAINTGMNNFLAGLEGSSAILLGLVLGGMMAVDMGGPVNKAAYVFGTGTLAATVADGGSVAMAAVMAGGMVPPLAVFVATLLFKDKFTQEERNSGLTNIVMGLSFITEGAIPFGAADPARAIPSFIAGSALAGALVGLSGIQLMAPHGGIFVIALTSNPLLYIAYVLIGAVVSGILYGALRKAK; the protein is encoded by the coding sequence ATGAAAATTCAAGATGTTTTGAGAAAAGATGTCATGTTGCTTGATTTGCAAGCGACAAGCAAGGAAGCAGTTATCGATGAAATGATTGCTAGTTTGGTTGATAAAGGTTATGTAACGGATTTTGAGGTATTCAAAACAGGTATCATGAACCGTGAAGCACAAACGACAACAGGTCTTGGGGATGGTATCGCAATGCCACATGCTAAGAATGCTGCTGTAAAAGAAGCGACTGTTCTCTTTGCAAAATCAAACAAGGGCGTTGACTACGCAAGTCTTGATGGTCAACCAACCGACTTGTTCTTCATGATTGCAGCTCCAGAAGGTGCTAACGATACCCACTTGTCAGCCCTTGCTGAATTGTCCAAATACTTGATGAAAGCTGGTTTTGCTGATAGACTTCGTGCGGCAACAAATCCTGAAGAAGTCATTGCAGTCTTCGATACCGCTGAAGCCGCAGATAAGGCAGTTGAAGAAGTGGTTGCATCACCAAGTGGTGACCGTCCATTTATCGTTGCTGTTACAGCATGTACAACAGGTATTGCTCACACTTACATGGCAGAAGAAGCACTTAAGAAACAAGCTGCTGAGATGGGGGTTGACATCAAGGTAGAAACCAACGGTGCTTCAGGTGTCGGAAACAAACTGACTGCTGAAGACATCAAGAATGCAGCAGGTGTTATCATCGCAGCAGATAAGGCTGTCGATATGCCTCGTTTCAATGGTAAACCATTGGTATCTCGTCCAGTTGCAGCTGGAATCAAACAACCAGAAGAATTAATTAACCTTATCTTGGAGGGTAAAGCATCAGCCTACACAGCGTCAGAAGGAGTAGCTACTGTGGAATCTTCAGAAAAACTCAGTCTTGGTAAAGCGTTCTATAAACACTTGATGAGCGGTGTTTCTCAAATGTTGCCATTCGTTATCGGTGGCGGTATCTTGATTGCTCTTGCCTTCCTATTCGATGGAGCTCTAGGTGTGCCACAAGACAGTCTTGGTAGTCTGGGTTCATACCATGAAATCGCAGCTATGTTCATGAAGATAGGTGGAGCAGCCTTTGGCTTCATGTTGCCACTTCTTGCAGGTTACATTGCTTACTCAATTGCTGAAAAACCAGGTTTGGTTGCAGGTTTCGTAGCTGGTGCAATCGCTAGTAGCGGTCTTGCGTTCGGTAAAATTCCTTACGCAGCTGGTGGTGAAGAAACGCTTGCTCTTGCAGGTGTATCATCTGGTTTCTTGGGTGCCCTTGTTGGTGGTTTCCTTGCTGGTGGTGTAGTGCTCGTTCTTCGCAACGCTTTGCGCAACCTTCCAAAATCACTTCAAGGTTTGAATGCTATCTTGCTCTTGCCACTTTTGGGAACAGCAATCACTGGTTTCTTGATGTTCTTCGTTAACATCCCAATGGCAGCTATCAACACAGGTATGAACAACTTCCTTGCAGGTCTTGAAGGTAGCTCTGCTATTCTCCTCGGCCTTGTCCTCGGTGGTATGATGGCAGTCGATATGGGTGGTCCAGTCAACAAGGCAGCTTATGTCTTCGGTACAGGTACACTTGCAGCAACTGTTGCAGATGGTGGTTCTGTTGCCATGGCAGCGGTAATGGCAGGTGGTATGGTTCCACCGTTGGCAGTATTCGTTGCAACCCTTCTTTTCAAAGACAAATTCACACAAGAAGAGCGTAACTCAGGTTTGACAAACATCGTTATGGGTCTTTCATTCATCACTGAAGGTGCGATTCCGTTTGGTGCTGCTGACCCAGCTCGTGCAATCCCAAGCTTTATCGCTGGTTCTGCCCTTGCAGGTGCCTTGGTTGGTTTGTCAGGCATTCAATTGATGGCTCCTCACGGTGGTATCTTCGTTATCGCTTTGACATCTAATCCATTGCTTTACATCGCCTATGTTTTGATCGGTGCGGTTGTATCAGGTATCCTTTACGGAGCACTTCGTAAAGCTAAATAA
- the dapB gene encoding 4-hydroxy-tetrahydrodipicolinate reductase: MTIKVIIAGFKGKMGSTAVEMVKGDAELSLAALVDPFATETEVDGVPVFKTKEEVASLEADVWVDFTTPKFAYENTRFALENGFAPVVGTTGFTPEEIEELTALSAEKGLGGLIAPNFAIGAILLMQFAAQAAKYFPNLEIIELHHDKKKDAPSGTAVKTAELISQVRQSQTQGAADEEELIAGARGAEFDGFRIHSVRLPGLVAHQEVIFGAQGEGLTIRHDSYDRISFMGGVNLGIKEVVKRSQLVYGLEHLL, encoded by the coding sequence ATGACAATTAAGGTAATTATCGCAGGATTTAAAGGAAAAATGGGTTCAACGGCTGTTGAGATGGTCAAAGGTGATGCAGAACTCAGTCTGGCTGCCTTGGTGGATCCATTTGCGACAGAAACAGAAGTGGACGGAGTTCCTGTTTTCAAGACCAAAGAAGAAGTTGCCAGCCTAGAAGCTGATGTCTGGGTGGATTTTACAACGCCAAAATTTGCCTATGAAAACACCCGCTTTGCCTTGGAAAATGGATTCGCACCTGTGGTTGGAACGACTGGATTTACTCCAGAAGAAATTGAAGAATTAACTGCCTTGTCTGCTGAGAAGGGTTTGGGTGGCTTGATTGCTCCTAACTTTGCTATTGGCGCCATCTTGCTCATGCAGTTCGCAGCACAGGCAGCCAAGTATTTCCCAAATCTTGAAATCATCGAACTACACCATGATAAGAAGAAGGATGCGCCGAGCGGAACAGCTGTCAAAACGGCCGAACTCATTTCCCAAGTCCGTCAGTCACAGACTCAAGGTGCAGCAGATGAAGAAGAACTGATTGCTGGTGCTCGTGGGGCAGAATTTGACGGCTTCCGTATCCATTCAGTACGCTTGCCAGGCCTTGTTGCCCATCAGGAAGTGATTTTTGGGGCACAGGGAGAAGGCTTGACCATCCGTCATGACTCTTACGATCGCATTTCCTTTATGGGCGGTGTCAACCTCGGCATTAAAGAGGTAGTCAAACGCTCACAACTCGTTTATGGTTTGGAACACTTATTATGA
- a CDS encoding ABC-F family ATP-binding cassette domain-containing protein, producing the protein MSDFIVEHLTKSVGDKTVFADLSFIIHQGDRIGIIGVNGTGKTTLLDVLSGRIGFDGDVSPFRTKNAYKIAYLTQEPDFDESKTVLDTVLSSDLRETQLIREYELLLSHYDEASQARLEKVMAEMDSINAWEIESQVKTVLSKLGLTDLNKTVAELSGGLRRRVQLAQVLLGNADLLLLDEPTNHLDIDTIEWLTTFLKNTKKSVLFITHDRYFLDNVATRIFELDRASLTEYQGNYQDYVRLKAEQDERDAALRHKKEQLYKQELAWMRRQPQARATKQQARINRFHDLKGDLANKIDDSELEINFETSRIGKKVINFENVSFSYPDKPILTDFNLLIQNKDRIGIVGDNGKGKSTLLNLIAGDLQADSGKVDIGETIRIGYFSQTIKGLDESKRVINFLQEVAEEAQTTSGMVSIAELLEQFLFPRNTHGTLIEKLSGGEKKRLYLLKILLQRPNVLLLDEPTNDLDIATLTVLEHFLQGFTGPVITVSHDRYFLDKVANKILAFEDSGIETFFGNYTDYLDEKAFLASSSAISLEKPKEKTEKVKENKKRMSYFEKQEWATIEEDIAGLEERIAEIEAEMLTCGSDFTKLSDLQKELDEKNDLLLEKYERYEYLSELEG; encoded by the coding sequence ATGAGTGATTTTATCGTTGAACACCTGACTAAATCTGTCGGAGATAAAACGGTCTTTGCTGATCTGTCTTTCATCATTCATCAGGGCGACCGAATCGGGATTATCGGGGTCAATGGTACAGGAAAGACGACTTTGTTGGATGTTCTGTCAGGTCGCATCGGTTTTGACGGAGACGTGTCGCCTTTTCGCACTAAAAATGCCTATAAAATTGCCTATCTGACCCAGGAACCTGATTTTGATGAAAGTAAGACGGTTTTAGACACCGTTCTTTCTTCTGACCTTCGTGAAACCCAGCTGATTCGTGAATACGAGCTGCTCTTATCTCATTACGATGAAGCCAGTCAAGCAAGACTGGAGAAAGTCATGGCAGAGATGGATTCTATCAATGCTTGGGAGATTGAAAGCCAGGTTAAAACAGTTCTTTCAAAACTAGGTCTAACAGACCTCAACAAAACTGTTGCTGAGTTATCAGGTGGTCTACGTAGACGAGTGCAATTGGCCCAAGTCCTCCTTGGCAATGCTGACTTGCTCTTGCTGGATGAACCGACCAACCACCTGGACATTGATACCATTGAGTGGTTGACGACTTTTTTGAAAAATACTAAAAAGTCTGTTCTCTTTATTACCCACGATCGCTATTTCTTGGACAATGTAGCCACACGGATTTTTGAATTGGACCGCGCCAGCTTGACCGAATATCAGGGAAATTACCAGGATTATGTTCGCTTAAAAGCGGAGCAGGACGAGCGAGATGCCGCCCTTCGCCATAAGAAAGAGCAGCTCTACAAACAAGAGCTGGCTTGGATGCGCAGACAACCTCAAGCTCGTGCTACCAAGCAGCAGGCCCGTATCAATCGTTTCCATGACCTCAAAGGCGATTTAGCCAACAAGATAGACGATAGCGAACTGGAAATCAATTTTGAAACCTCTCGTATCGGTAAAAAAGTCATTAACTTTGAAAATGTCAGTTTTTCCTATCCTGACAAGCCAATTTTAACGGACTTTAACCTGCTCATTCAAAACAAGGACCGCATCGGTATTGTTGGTGATAATGGTAAGGGAAAATCTACCTTACTCAATCTAATCGCAGGTGATTTGCAGGCAGACAGCGGTAAGGTAGATATTGGTGAAACCATCCGTATCGGTTATTTTTCTCAAACCATCAAGGGCTTGGATGAAAGCAAGCGGGTCATCAATTTCTTGCAGGAAGTGGCAGAAGAAGCTCAGACGACATCTGGTATGGTTTCTATCGCAGAACTCTTGGAGCAATTCCTCTTCCCACGTAATACCCACGGTACCCTGATTGAGAAATTATCAGGTGGGGAGAAGAAGCGGCTTTATTTGCTTAAGATTCTTTTGCAACGGCCCAATGTTCTCTTACTAGATGAGCCGACCAACGACTTGGACATAGCGACTCTGACAGTCTTGGAACATTTCTTGCAGGGCTTTACTGGTCCAGTCATTACCGTTAGTCACGACCGTTATTTCCTAGACAAGGTAGCCAATAAAATCTTGGCTTTCGAAGATAGCGGTATTGAAACCTTCTTTGGCAACTACACAGACTATCTGGATGAGAAGGCCTTTCTGGCTTCCAGCTCTGCCATTTCCTTGGAAAAACCAAAGGAGAAAACCGAGAAGGTCAAAGAGAACAAGAAGCGGATGTCCTATTTTGAGAAGCAGGAATGGGCAACCATCGAAGAGGATATTGCTGGCTTGGAGGAGCGGATTGCGGAAATCGAGGCGGAAATGCTAACCTGTGGCAGTGATTTTACAAAATTGTCCGATTTGCAGAAGGAATTGGATGAGAAAAACGACCTGCTCTTGGAAAAATATGAGCGGTATGAGTATCTGAGCGAACTGGAGGGCTAG
- a CDS encoding CCA tRNA nucleotidyltransferase: protein MKLNNLPSEFQEALPILEKIKAAGYEAYFVGGSVRDAILGRPIHDVDIATSSYPQETKQIFSRTIDVGIEHGTVLVLEGKKEYEITTFRTEEEYVDFRRPSQVSFVRSLEEDLKRRDFTVNAFALDEEAQIVDLFDGMTDLENRTLRAVGIPAERFNEDALRIMRGFRFAATLDFEIEPTTFTAMVETAPLLEKISVERSFIEFDKLLMADFWRKGLRAMINSKAYDFLPDLAGKSDELETMLTSLTAEFRFSTSEQAWAMLFVCLGIDNIKSFLKKWKTSNDFQRSVVKLVEIYQLLQAGPVTKQICFKYGKEFLYLVEELRQAQGLVTDFAAIDKIDQALTIHDKHEIVVNGGHLMKAFDLKPGPVLGELLKEVEFQIVEGQLENEEQAIMTFVKGILENE, encoded by the coding sequence ATGAAATTAAACAATCTGCCTTCTGAGTTTCAGGAGGCTTTGCCGATTTTAGAGAAAATTAAAGCAGCTGGTTACGAGGCTTATTTCGTTGGCGGTTCCGTTCGTGATGCCATTCTCGGTAGGCCTATTCATGATGTCGATATTGCGACATCAAGCTACCCTCAGGAAACGAAACAAATCTTTTCACGGACTATTGATGTCGGAATTGAACACGGTACGGTGTTAGTGTTAGAGGGGAAAAAGGAATATGAAATTACCACCTTTCGGACAGAGGAGGAGTATGTCGACTTCCGTAGACCGAGCCAGGTTTCTTTTGTGCGTTCCTTAGAAGAAGATCTCAAACGTCGCGACTTCACGGTCAATGCCTTTGCCCTTGATGAAGAGGCTCAAATCGTTGACCTCTTTGATGGGATGACCGACTTAGAAAACCGCACCCTACGGGCTGTAGGCATCCCGGCTGAGCGTTTCAACGAAGACGCCCTCCGTATCATGCGTGGATTTCGCTTTGCGGCGACCTTGGACTTTGAGATTGAGCCGACGACCTTTACAGCTATGGTTGAAACCGCACCGCTCTTGGAAAAAATCTCTGTAGAACGCAGTTTTATCGAGTTTGATAAACTTTTGATGGCGGATTTTTGGCGAAAAGGCTTGCGCGCTATGATTAATTCCAAGGCTTATGATTTCTTGCCTGATTTAGCTGGAAAAAGTGATGAATTAGAGACCATGCTAACAAGCCTAACAGCAGAATTTCGCTTTTCGACTTCTGAACAAGCTTGGGCCATGCTCTTTGTCTGCCTAGGTATTGATAACATCAAGTCCTTCCTGAAAAAATGGAAAACCAGCAATGATTTCCAACGCAGCGTGGTCAAGTTGGTAGAGATTTATCAGCTTCTCCAAGCAGGACCTGTTACCAAGCAAATCTGTTTCAAGTATGGCAAAGAATTCTTGTACTTGGTAGAGGAACTCCGTCAAGCACAAGGTCTTGTTACAGATTTTGCAGCAATTGACAAGATTGACCAAGCCTTGACTATCCATGACAAGCATGAAATTGTTGTCAATGGTGGTCATCTGATGAAGGCATTTGACCTCAAACCTGGTCCAGTACTAGGAGAACTACTCAAAGAGGTGGAATTCCAGATTGTGGAAGGACAGCTGGAAAACGAAGAGCAAGCGATTATGACATTTGTGAAAGGAATTTTAGAGAATGAGTGA
- a CDS encoding DUF1149 family protein produces the protein MEIIRDKEFVNQYHFDARNHAWEKENGIPETKLKVDFQLIEQNRAENRTSMITILRFMIVLDHFVISGAMSQAVHLPNRLVEEPTEFTDEEKRVLVEPLLDILKRMTYEVTEIAFDTPGVNLEF, from the coding sequence ATGGAAATCATTCGCGATAAAGAATTTGTCAATCAGTATCATTTTGATGCCCGCAATCACGCGTGGGAGAAAGAGAACGGAATTCCGGAAACAAAATTGAAAGTTGACTTTCAATTGATTGAGCAAAATCGTGCGGAAAATCGAACATCCATGATTACCATTTTGCGCTTTATGATTGTACTAGATCATTTTGTAATTTCAGGTGCCATGAGTCAGGCCGTTCACTTACCAAATCGATTGGTAGAAGAGCCAACTGAATTTACTGATGAAGAAAAACGTGTTTTGGTAGAGCCTCTTTTGGACATTTTAAAACGAATGACTTATGAGGTTACTGAAATCGCCTTTGATACACCGGGAGTGAATTTGGAGTTTTAA
- a CDS encoding DeoR/GlpR family DNA-binding transcription regulator produces the protein MNILKSERKQIILERIHSQQFVRLEELIEVLDTSESTVRRDLDELENEGKLRRVHGGAEAPGNLQLEESILEKSVKNVQEKREIAERAARQIVNGDVIFLDAGTTTGVLIDYLQQENLTVVTNSIHHAVRLVERKIKTIIIGGFVKQSTDASVGAVALEQIRQLNFDKAFLGMNGIDKNYFTTPDIEEATIKRTIIDNAKESYVLADASKIGQFSFVKVAAIEKSNIICQSSESSLLDIIKEKTRVIEV, from the coding sequence TTGAACATACTCAAATCAGAACGAAAACAGATTATATTGGAGCGAATACACTCTCAACAGTTTGTTCGGCTAGAGGAATTAATCGAAGTTCTTGATACATCTGAGTCTACTGTACGTAGGGATTTGGACGAGTTGGAAAACGAAGGTAAGCTTCGTCGTGTACACGGCGGTGCTGAAGCGCCAGGAAATTTGCAGCTCGAAGAGTCTATTCTAGAAAAATCTGTCAAAAACGTTCAAGAAAAACGAGAGATTGCGGAAAGAGCAGCTCGACAGATTGTTAACGGAGACGTAATTTTTTTAGATGCAGGTACAACAACCGGTGTACTGATTGATTATCTTCAGCAGGAAAATCTGACAGTCGTTACCAATTCTATTCACCACGCAGTGAGGCTAGTTGAACGCAAGATAAAAACAATCATTATAGGTGGTTTTGTTAAGCAATCAACAGATGCTTCCGTTGGAGCAGTAGCATTGGAACAAATTCGACAGCTCAATTTTGATAAGGCATTTCTGGGGATGAATGGTATTGATAAAAACTATTTTACAACGCCAGATATTGAAGAAGCGACCATCAAACGCACTATCATAGACAATGCCAAAGAAAGCTATGTTTTGGCAGATGCTTCTAAAATTGGTCAATTCTCCTTTGTTAAAGTTGCGGCAATCGAAAAATCCAACATTATCTGCCAATCTTCAGAAAGCAGTTTGTTGGACATCATAAAAGAGAAAACGAGGGTAATCGAGGTATGA
- a CDS encoding pyridoxal phosphate-dependent aminotransferase, protein MKRKVFEHYQPYKIKQKARFDLGNNENRIIDWSFLPQETLENLDVSQLSFYGDNTYSELIEKYAAYLGVNPKQVTVGVGSDHLIHMIVSTFMEKDDTFLTVNLDFFMYETYNHMHASRFETIDLEAKNDTLVLPVEKLLAHAEELKAKIIMLSNPNNPSSVAYSLEDLEKLAISFKGLLVVDEAYIEFANVESFISRLQQFDNVLVLRTLSKAFGLAGLRVGFAVGSEELIYELDKVIPPFSLSNLTAKMAALALNYTDKVLETVGVIQNLREEMILFLQGLDNCQVLPSQASFVTFKAPWAEELYQQALAQDWNFKYYPTGKLEGHIRLSIGRPEEMDMMKKMIEKLVEA, encoded by the coding sequence ATGAAACGCAAGGTATTTGAACATTACCAACCTTATAAAATCAAACAAAAGGCAAGATTTGATTTAGGAAATAACGAAAATCGTATCATTGATTGGTCCTTTTTGCCACAAGAGACCTTGGAAAATTTGGATGTCAGTCAATTAAGTTTTTATGGTGATAACACTTACTCCGAACTGATTGAGAAATATGCGGCCTATCTTGGAGTGAATCCCAAACAAGTAACAGTAGGTGTGGGCTCTGATCACCTTATTCACATGATTGTTTCCACCTTTATGGAAAAGGATGATACTTTTTTGACTGTCAATCTAGACTTCTTCATGTATGAAACCTATAATCACATGCATGCTAGCCGTTTTGAAACCATTGATTTGGAAGCAAAAAACGATACACTTGTCCTGCCAGTAGAGAAATTGTTGGCGCATGCAGAGGAGTTGAAGGCGAAGATAATCATGCTTTCCAACCCTAACAATCCTTCTTCAGTAGCTTATTCGCTAGAAGATTTGGAGAAATTGGCTATTTCTTTTAAAGGGCTGCTCGTTGTAGATGAGGCTTATATTGAATTTGCAAATGTCGAAAGCTTCATCAGTCGTCTGCAACAATTTGATAATGTTTTAGTTTTACGGACCTTATCAAAGGCTTTTGGACTTGCAGGTTTACGAGTTGGCTTTGCGGTAGGAAGCGAAGAGTTAATTTATGAATTGGACAAGGTCATTCCCCCATTCAGCTTGTCAAACTTGACTGCAAAAATGGCAGCCCTTGCATTGAATTATACAGACAAAGTTTTAGAAACAGTGGGAGTAATTCAGAATTTGCGAGAAGAAATGATTTTATTCTTGCAAGGATTAGATAACTGTCAAGTTCTACCTAGTCAGGCTAGTTTTGTAACGTTTAAAGCACCGTGGGCAGAAGAACTTTATCAGCAAGCCTTGGCACAGGATTGGAATTTCAAATATTATCCAACAGGTAAATTAGAAGGGCATATTCGCCTATCTATTGGCCGTCCAGAAGAAATGGACATGATGAAAAAAATGATTGAGAAACTAGTGGAAGCGTAG
- a CDS encoding DegV family protein, whose translation MKLAVITDSSAVLNVQSIERDDLFVLSIPVSIDGENYIEGQNLTVEEFYQKMASSKELPKTSQPSLMELEEILAKLTEKGYTHALGLFLSSGISGFYQNIQYLADEFEGLTVAFPDTKITSAPLGMMVENVLKWADAGLSFEEITGKLDQEIGKTTAFIMVDDLNHLVKGGRLSNGAALLGNLLSIKPILYFTGEGKIEVYEKVRTEKKAIKRLLEILQEQTKEGQYQIAIIHANAPQKAENFKQQLEEAGVGSDLPIVSFGSVIGTHLGEGAVAFGISPIIE comes from the coding sequence ATGAAATTAGCAGTTATAACTGACTCATCGGCCGTTTTGAATGTTCAAAGTATTGAGCGGGATGACCTGTTTGTCCTAAGCATTCCAGTCAGCATCGATGGGGAAAATTATATCGAAGGGCAAAATTTGACGGTTGAAGAGTTTTATCAAAAAATGGCTTCATCGAAAGAATTACCTAAAACAAGTCAACCGAGTTTGATGGAACTAGAAGAAATTCTGGCTAAATTAACAGAAAAAGGTTATACACACGCACTTGGCTTATTCTTGTCATCAGGTATTTCAGGTTTTTATCAAAATATTCAATATTTGGCTGATGAATTTGAAGGATTAACCGTTGCCTTTCCAGATACCAAAATCACATCGGCTCCTTTGGGCATGATGGTGGAGAATGTCCTTAAATGGGCTGATGCAGGACTTAGTTTTGAAGAGATTACTGGGAAATTGGACCAAGAGATTGGCAAAACAACTGCCTTTATTATGGTTGATGACCTCAATCATTTGGTAAAAGGTGGTCGCTTGTCCAATGGTGCAGCCTTGCTTGGCAATCTTTTGAGCATCAAACCGATTCTGTATTTTACAGGTGAGGGTAAGATTGAAGTGTATGAAAAAGTTCGGACTGAGAAGAAAGCCATTAAGCGACTCTTGGAAATCCTCCAAGAACAAACCAAAGAAGGACAATATCAGATTGCTATTATTCACGCCAATGCACCTCAGAAGGCTGAAAACTTTAAACAGCAGTTGGAAGAAGCAGGTGTCGGTAGCGATTTACCAATCGTGTCATTTGGTTCAGTCATCGGTACGCACTTGGGAGAAGGAGCTGTAGCCTTTGGTATTTCTCCCATTATTGAATAG
- the pfkB gene encoding 1-phosphofructokinase produces MIYTVTLNPAIDYIVRLEHVETGSVNRMESDDKYAGGKGINVSRVLKRLGYPNTATGFLGGFTGQFIKDGLIAEGIDTDFVQVDQDTRINVKIKANQETEINGLGPIVTDTQLAELEMVLAGLTKEDTVVFAGSAPASLGNEVYNRLIPVAKKAGAQVVCDFEGQTLLDSLAHQPLLVKPNNHELEAIFNVELNGIADIETYAKKILDMGAQNVIISMAGDGALLVTPAATYFAKPIKGTVKNSVGAGDSMVAGFTGEYVRSQDPIEALKWGVACGTATAFSDDLASIEFIKETYEKVEVETL; encoded by the coding sequence ATGATTTATACAGTTACGCTCAATCCAGCGATTGACTATATCGTTCGTTTAGAACATGTCGAGACGGGCAGTGTCAATCGTATGGAGAGCGACGATAAGTATGCCGGCGGTAAGGGAATTAACGTTAGCCGTGTTTTGAAGCGCTTGGGCTATCCGAATACAGCAACGGGTTTCCTTGGGGGATTCACAGGTCAGTTCATCAAAGATGGATTGATTGCCGAAGGAATTGATACTGATTTTGTTCAGGTTGACCAAGATACACGGATTAACGTGAAAATCAAGGCCAATCAAGAGACAGAAATCAACGGATTGGGACCGATTGTGACAGATACACAATTGGCTGAATTAGAAATGGTTTTAGCAGGTTTGACCAAGGAAGACACAGTTGTTTTTGCAGGGTCTGCACCAGCTAGTCTTGGTAATGAAGTCTATAACAGACTGATTCCGGTGGCGAAAAAAGCAGGAGCGCAAGTTGTCTGTGATTTTGAAGGCCAAACACTTCTAGACTCATTAGCACACCAGCCACTCTTGGTTAAGCCAAACAATCATGAACTTGAAGCAATCTTCAACGTCGAGTTGAATGGCATTGCAGACATCGAGACCTATGCTAAGAAAATCTTAGATATGGGAGCTCAGAATGTTATCATTTCTATGGCAGGGGATGGGGCTTTGTTGGTCACTCCAGCAGCTACTTACTTTGCCAAACCAATCAAGGGAACAGTGAAAAATTCTGTCGGAGCTGGAGATTCCATGGTGGCAGGATTTACTGGCGAATACGTTCGCTCACAAGACCCAATCGAAGCCCTAAAATGGGGAGTTGCTTGCGGTACGGCAACAGCCTTTTCAGACGATTTGGCAAGTATCGAATTTATTAAGGAAACTTATGAAAAAGTTGAGGTAGAAACACTATGA